The genomic window ACCGTAAAATCACTCAGTTATCTTGTGTTAAAATTTGCAGGACTTGCAGTGATCTTGGTGATGTGCGCAACGACATGCCTGATGTTCCTGGTGATCACCACCGTGTGGAACCGGTGGGTGGTGTGGGCGGCGGCCTTCACCGTCGTCTTCGGCTCCGTCGAGCTCCTCTACCTATCGGCGTGCCTCGCCAAGGTCCCCCATGGCGGCTGGctcccgctcctcctctccctcaccaCGCTGCTGGTGATGTCCACGTGGCACTACGGCACCGCCATGAAGCAGCAGCACGAGGTCCAGAACAAGGTCTGCCTGGACCACTTCCTCGGCCTCAGCTCCGGCATCGGCCTCGTCCGCGTCCCCGGCGTCGGCTTCGTCTACTCCAGCACCACCAATGGCGTCCCCCCCATGTTCGCCCACTTCGTCACCAACTTCCCGGCCTTCCACCGGGTCCTCATCTTCGTCTCGCTGCAGACGCTCGCCGTGCCCAAGGTCTCGCCGGAGGAGAGGTTCTTGGTCGGCAGGAtcggctcgccggcgaaccGCCTGTTCCGGTGCATCGTCCGGTATGGGTACAAGGAGGGCAGGTGGGACCACTTCAACTTCGAGAACCAGCTGCTGATGAAGGTCGTCGAGTTCCTCCGCCACCaggacggcagcggcgccgatcggatgtccgccgccgcctccggcgaggACGAGACCATGTCGGTCATCCCCGCCACGTCGTCCTCCGGCGGAAGCAATCAGCACGCCTTTGACGccgggacgacgacgagctcgtgCGAGAtcgacgccaccgccggcggcggcggcaggaggaagGTACggttcgacgacgacggcggcggcggcggcgaggaggaggaggaggcggcggaggtgaagGAGCtgatggaggagaaggaggccggCGTGTCGTACATGATCGGGCACACGTGCGTGTTCGCGCAcgagtcgtcgtcggcggtgaaGAAGTTCGCCGTCAACGTGGTGTACGGCTTCCTCCGGCGAAactcgcggcggccggcggtggtgcTCGGCATCCCGCATACCTCCCTCATCGAGGTCGGCATGGCGTACAGGGTATAGTAGTGTAGTATATATACTCCGTATATACAATTatacgtacatacatacatacatcgCTGAAGAGAGTGTAGCAGTTCATAGCCTCACTTAGTGTTGATAACCAAAACTGGCAAGGGGGTAGAATTAGAAGATGAGAAACGGTTTATATTTGGGACCAATATAACCGAGTCATTCTAATAGTCAACTCACAATCAAAGCTAGGTTGACTTGGTTACATCCAAATTAGTTACGGGAGGGGAGGGATGAATTATGAATAGATTAGTTGTGTAGAACACCTGGGCCGTGATTTGCAGATGGGTCGCCCATCAGCCATCCCATAGGTAAGGGActcaaaatgaacttattcctcccTAGAACATCAAACAAATCTTTCTTCCCTCCCTGTGCGTGCAGAATCTTTGGCCCATGACGTGATGCCACTCCCGTCACCGAATTCCACGGTCAAGTCGCTGCCGTTTTTGTCACCACTCCACCCGCAAAATCTCTACGCATCCTCCCGATGATCGATCGCTATCCCCAACAGTCTCACACACACCAATGCTCCAGTGCAGCAGCTGCCACAGTAGCAGTAGCATGGCCTTGCTCTGCTACTATACAACCATACAAGCCATGCTCTGCAAtgttcatccatccatccatgcgaTAGATAACATCTAGTATCTATCTGCTCGATGGATGGACACGTGGTGATCACTATCTAGGGTTTATTTGGAGAGCTTAAGATTCTaagaagcagctggttggtagccagtTCCTGAGAATATGAAAAAAGCTAGGTTTTcctagcttctggcttctagttcattttctggattctacaactacaacttctcagaatctagaCCAAAAGCTAGATTGTTTGGGAagcttctgattctgggagaagctgtagcagctagaagctccccaaacataCCCGTACAGTGCCATGTGGTGGCACATTGGATGCAACGTGCCATGGCGAAGCGGAGCAGGTGTGAGACTGAAACTATTGTCCGAGAGCGTTCTTGCTCGCCGGTCGGGCCTCGATTGGGCAATCGGACAGCGCGTGCTTCATCTTCAATTGTGGCCTCTCACTTGCTTCCTGCACATGGCATGGCCTAGCTGCAGTAGCAGCATGCAGCATGCAGGAGGCAGCCAGGTCGTCCTCATCAAACTGTTCATCTCCTCCTGCTTCCATGCTCCGATGCCGCTAAAATCTGCCGGTTTCTGCATTGCTTTTGCACAGGTTTTTCTTCAGTGTTGTTCATCGATCCAGCTCTGTGCCCGGCAGGCAAAATCTTGCCACAATCTCTGCACTTTTGCTGTGTTTCTATACTTTTGCAAAATTTTTGTCTTagggatttggagaggtgtgcAAAATTTTTGTCTTggggatttggagaggtggcaGTATAGCAATGTGATGACAATGCATTCATGTCGTGGAGAGGAGTCTGTTGACCTGCTGAATTTTCATAACAAAACTGAGCTGTTGTCTTATTGAAAAACCGGCATGTGTTATATACTACTCGTATTTATAAACTTGTACTCGGAAGAAATTATTAGCACTGTTGCATATAAAAACTCCAGCCTCCAATTCAGTTTCCCGGTGTGATATCCTTTCACATCTGTTCAAACCAGCAAAAATTCAGAATGACCAATCCATCATTACGAAGCATTTAGCATGAGCACCGCctgcaagaagaaaaaaaaaccaaaaaagaaaatcaaatttgCAGATTAGGCTGCACATGCCAGTGCAGGCTAATCCATTCACGACGATGATCTACGCCGCCTTTGCTTACTAATTTTTCCTCCTGGACATGTGATTGACACAGATATAAGTTGATTCCTGACACAAATGATTCCAACTTCCATTtccaagtagtagtagtaggaatCAAACAATGTGATAATGCAAGAGTTAGTTGCTTTTAAGCACAAGTTAAGCTGGTGCTCTAAAATCTTCCCAGgtatcatcatcgtcatcaacaacaacatcGTCCCCGTGAGCTCAGCCACAGTGTGGTGCAGTTGTCAGCTGTACTGGCCAAGATTTCTGCACATGGGAGCTGCTACCTCCTGTCAATTGATGATCCATGCTTTGGCCGGCCCACggatttcgtttttttttttttgtggcaaTTTAACATCCTCATATGCTAGATTTTTCTTAGGCCAAtatggtctctctctctctctctctctctctctctctctctctttgagCAATGAAAAAGATTTGACAGGGATATTTGATGAAAGCTTAACTGAttactattaaatttataatGATCATTGTGCGTCTTCTTTCTGCTGGAAGGTATTGAAACATTTatagctttctctctctctcttttgttgATGAGTACGCACCAATTTCTGAGATAGTAACAGTGAAGAACAAGCAACAAAATGTGAGTGTGAGCTTAACCAAGTGTGAAAAATTTTCATGTCAATCTCTCTCACAATGGTGGTTGGTGAAAGGCTGAAAGGGGGGCAAATGCGATGATAGTCCACAGTAGCACTATCATCCCTGTCAGTTTTCACTCATTTGTCAACTTGTTTACGCTGAATTTTGGCAGCTGGAACATTCACATTAAGACGTTGATACCTCGATCAATCAGAGCATAATCATGCCGTACAGAAGACATTCACAGATCAAATACGGGCAAGTAATCTGATCAGCTTATCATCTCGTACGGCAATGCATTCGGACAAAAACGCGTAACTCACGGAACGGATCAAACAAGGTCAGAAATTCCGGCTGCAATTCTCCTCTTTACTCCACTCTGCACCACGATCCAAGAAACTTAGTACAAGTTGGTACCAATCAGTCAATCAAACTGTGTGGTTTGATCTGAAGAAGACAAGCTACCTCTGACGACGACGATCAGCTTACCACTGTGCCACGCTGCCAGTGCTCTGAATTCAGAAAACACAGCAAGAATGCTGTGTACTCTGAGAATGGCTGATCTTGGAAATGTGGCACATGAAAATCAACCGAATCAGCAAAAGAATCCAGGGGAGAAATGCAAATGCAAGGACATTGCTGATTAATTCCCTCGGATCTTGGATGAAGCATGGCAAAGTTCATTCAGTTCAACAGATTTTGCATTAGCAAGTTCAACCATTTTTCACATGAGATTAGCCTTGCGGCTTACATGTATCATCGACAACTCATCATATccctagcaaaaaaaaaacaagagtaaATACTGCATTACCACTAGCTAGCTACAGAAGCTAGAGCTTAGATCTAGATGGAAAGAAGCTCAAATGGAgaagaacacaaaaaaaaaaagaagagggaaaaaataATATCCCCTAATTCCCACCAAACAGCAGGTGCTAAAAAAATTTGAGCTGCAGGAGAAAATGCGGCGAAATCCCCGTCCTACCCCCACCAACCCATTCGGAGGTGGAGTTAACCCTCCCTATGTACACACACCCACACAGGGGTAGGTCAGTAAAATGCCAGCAGCTAAAGCAATTGggcgctgcggctgctgctgcggatTTACCGTTTCACCCTGGGGCAAATGACAACTATGCCCTCGATGGGTAAAGCGTAAATACGAGCGAGAAGGGCAAAACGGGGAGACGgacggggaaggggaagaggggggggggtctCTAGTAGTAGaccaggccgccgccgtcttcgtcgtcgtcgtcgccgtcgccggcggcggcggcggagaggcggaggaggagctggtGGAAGTCGGCGACGGGGCAGGGGATGCGGAGCGCGCCCGGGTGGCCGTAGCCGTACTCCTGGGCGGCCcgccggagcagcgccgcgaACGCCGGCTGGCCGAGGAGGTCCGTCCGCACGGCGTAGCGCTCCACGGGCccgccctcctcgccgacgcACACCGGCACGTGCCCCTCCGGGACGCGCGCGCCGCACCCCAGCCGCCTcgcgccggcgagggaggaggaggaggacgcggacaGCTTCGCCGTCCGGTCAGCTCGGAGCGGCTggtacgcggcggcggcgcaggcgtcggccgcggcgacgcGGGAGAGGCGCCTGAGGAGACGCTTCATGATGGCTGCTTCACGTCGAGGCTTGgcaatggcggcgccggcggcggaagcggaggcggcggaggtggtgggttcttggagaggcggaggagggtACAGTTGAGAGGACGCAAGGTGTTTGTActggggtggtggtggccgtggctCCTTATATAACGGAAGATATGGGAGTTATGAGTTGCCAAAgtctttttgtgatttttttttttttttggctattcctttcctcctctcctctctctctctctctctctctctctctctccgggcCTTTACAAATTCTTTTGTCCAGAATGGGTTGTAGGATTATTAATTTTGTGCACCTGCTTTGGGGACAACTTCAGATTACCCAATGATGACATATTCTGTTCACCGTTCGTGGGAAATATGTATAACCGCTAGTTACGCACACGTGAAGATTATTGTATATAATTAAATCGCTAACGactaataaatatattttattggaTTAGTATCTCTTGAAATCAACCGTTGACTTTATTCTTCACCATTGCTCTAATATCCCTACATCAAGCAATTAAGCAATTAAATATACCTAGTGGTTTTTTCAGCAAGAATTTTGTTTCAATAAAAACCTAATCGATTATTTTTTTAGGTGGTAGAGGATTTATTGGTTTGGCTTTGTAAAAATGCACATAAACCTTGCCCATAACATTGATAGCATATTCAAGCTATCAAGACACATCCAATCTTCAGGTCAAATTGACATATCCAATCTTCTTCCATTTATTTTCTTAAGTAATGAATATAAATCTGACATTTATATTCACAAgtggatatacacagccaaaatataaaaaaaaataaaaaattggatTGGACTAACTCGATAGTTATGTCATCATGTATCTACTAATGCGTCGTAATCCAGTTGACATTTAAGGTTTTTAACATATGGAGTATATGAGTTGTCTCGAGTATGTCAGATTTGATAGAATTCAAAATTGAAGGGACCGAAAACCAGCACTAGTAGATGCTCATCCTATCCGTTGAAATTTATAAAGCCTAGCATGTATATGTGTTTCccacaaataaaagaaaaatgccGATTGATACAAACCTGGGGGACGATGGGCGTGTGAGGTTAGCAAAACATGCAGGGAAAGAACGTGGCTAGGGGGAGGAGGTACAAGTGCGCGTACCGTACGAGTACCCGGAAGGTACAAGCGGCAATAAGCCGGTGGGGTGTGGGCCCGGTCGGGCCGGTGCCTTAACTAGCACCCGGTTTTTCTCCGGCTGGACCCTGACCGACCGGCCAGTCAGGCTCCGGGTCGGGTCGGGACCGCTTCGCGTCATCCGTGAGTGAGAACGTGCCAGGCGGCCGCATCCTTCCGTAACACCGGTCGTACGGTgtgcgacgacgaggaggtgggAGAATTGGTGGGGGTCACTGCTGCAGTGGGGCCCACCCTACTGACCTGGCAcatggaagagagagagtgagtgagtgagcaCTTGACTTCGTCGACTTCTCCTTTTGGTCGGAAATGCCCACGACCAGTGATGAGTCACCTTGTGAAAACTTTGTTGGAcagtaataaaataacaaaagatACCCTAACCGTAATTTGGATAATCTTTCGTTTGTTGttcttattttatttatctcattacatgtatgtatatattatcccatcgtttggcctaaagCTAATAGATAAAAATGAGTAATTCTTTATCCCTATAATATTTTTAGCGATTTAAAATCCAACGCTGAAAAGAAATCATGATAAAAAGAAACCCTCGAAACAACacctaagttaaattttaacacAATGAAACGTTCCGTTTTTTAATTAACCCACATGCATAAAAGCCGTCGATGATGATCGACTTGTTTCACCTGTGTTTCGGATGCAGTTGAGCACACACTACCAGTTATACCACCAGGCTGAACTAGCTAGTGCCTTTTTTGTATGGACTTTTGTGTGGAGAAATCATGAATGGAGGCCACCGTCGTCTGTACGTAGTGCCCGCGTgaaaactaaacacagcctagcgCCAGTGTTAACCCATCATCACACGCTTACACGCGTGGAGTGCATGCGTAGGACGtgcccaattaattaattaacctaatTATACATAGTATCAAGTATATATAAAACAGCATATTCCCTATAGCTAGCATCTGTTCACCGTCTCACCGAAGATATATGTGCTAGCTATATAGCTTCACTAGTGCACTATACCAAACCCGGCCACACAGGACATGAAGTTTGCACGGTGAGCGATTGATATActacctccttccctaaatgtttgacgccattgatttttttaaacatgtttgaccgttcatcttattcaaaaacttttgtgaaatatgtaaaactatatgtatacataaaagtatatttaacaataaatcaaatggtaggaaaagaattaataattacttaaattttttgaataaaataaacggtcaaacatatttaaaaaagtcaacggtgtcaaacattttgggatgtaGGGAGTAcaaccatatactccctctgtttataagtatttgacgtcgttgacttttttaaacatgtttgattattcgtcttattaaaaaaataagtaattattaattctttttctatcatttgattcattgtaaaatatactttcatgtatactaCATATagctttacatatttcacaaaaaaattaataaaatgaacggtcaaacatgtgcttaaaaagtcaacggtgttaaacatttagaaacggagggagtatataattaagCGGCATTTGCACACACTTCGCACGAAATACTAGTGCACAAGATATAGTTCATGAGGCCATTCctaacccaagacactagatatagtttccataaactccacataatcaagaaactagtactagacaccaCTCTTCCAATGCTGAATTTTTTATTCATAGTAATTAATGAtccataaattaaataaatagtaAATCTCAGATTAAATTTGTGAAAATAGGATGGACGCTGTTCCCAATAGCGTCCAGACTTGGACACACTTTCGAAGAGCGTCCAAAGGTGGACGCTGTTCTGGGCGGCGTCCAACCTGGTGCACCTCATCCTGCTCGGTTCGGATGCTCTTCGGTGCTCTCCCCAACCATTTGCCATGGCACGCGAAGAAACGCCATCACCGGCTTCCCTCTCCTCGGGCCCAATGTTTGGATTGGTGATCGATCTTGATAAATTTGTTTGCAGGTTGGAAAAACCAGCCGCTAATGATGTGTTATGAATGCCTTGGTCATTCAATATATCAAAACTATCCGAAAACTAGACATTGCTGTTTATTTTGctttattttgtaaaattatttgTGTGCTCAACGTCTATACTTACAGTGCTCTACTTTCAAATATTAGTGAATTCCATTCATACCACTACCTAGTTAATTGTCACAATCTGCTAAAAAATATTGCTGCAACATTTGACTGGATTGAAAGGATATCGCTTCATTTTTTATGTGGTCAGAACTTACCGTATTCTGATATGTGGTGGTatcatttgaatatttttttgaatCGTCTGAGCCAACACAATTGCTGAACCCGTAGCATATATGTATTCTTCTGTGCAGCCTTCTAGACGCTAATAGGAGTAACAAGCTAGAGCAAATGACTGCATCACATTGACAAAATTGATAACGTGTACAGTTTGTTAGAGAAAGGGATGAAGGCAAAGCTATTTGCACTTCAATAGCTAAATACAGGGGCGCAGAAAATAATTAAGGACGCAAAACGTCAATcgctgatcttttttttttcggtgaTAGGTGAATGGAGAGGAAACTCACTGACTTCTAGTAGCCAGCAGCGTAGACTTCGGCACTTAGAGACCCCAAATACGCGATCCATTCTGGCTGGACACATGACGCGTGCCAACCAGGTTATGGACGCTGTTACAAGCAACGTCCCGACCTGGACGCACATAGCTACAGCGTCCAATCCTGGACGTTAGAGTCAAGAGCGTCCTTCCTATATAGGTAAATCCCATCCCATAATtactaaatatttaatttaggCATAACTAATtatcacaaataaaaaaatcggcttccaatacaaacaccactatttcatacttaactttaatgctacttatctcacatggtgtcttagatgttgtgtagaaaccatgtccatgcaagacatggtttccttctcttttctcattta from Oryza glaberrima chromosome 6, OglaRS2, whole genome shotgun sequence includes these protein-coding regions:
- the LOC127775916 gene encoding auxin-responsive protein SAUR71-like, which encodes MKRLLRRLSRVAAADACAAAAYQPLRADRTAKLSASSSSSLAGARRLGCGARVPEGHVPVCVGEEGGPVERYAVRTDLLGQPAFAALLRRAAQEYGYGHPGALRIPCPVADFHQLLLRLSAAAAGDGDDDDEDGGGLVYY